The Nevskiales bacterium genome includes a window with the following:
- a CDS encoding ABC transporter substrate-binding protein has protein sequence IRKGGPPIPINYSVHLKNDRWLVYDVTIDAISLVSNYRGTFAGEIRKNGLDALIARLEQKQAGQSASQ, from the coding sequence TGATCCGCAAAGGCGGCCCGCCGATTCCCATCAACTACAGCGTCCACCTCAAGAACGATCGCTGGCTGGTGTATGACGTCACCATCGATGCCATCAGCCTGGTCTCCAACTACCGCGGCACTTTCGCCGGCGAGATCCGCAAGAATGGTCTGGACGCCCTGATCGCGCGCCTGGAGCAGAAGCAGGCCGGCCAGTCGGCCAGCCAATGA
- a CDS encoding STAS domain-containing protein, which translates to MSATLRVEVRDGRLVLSGELDHTSVARALAEGRAWLEGSRGPLQVDLSGVTRSESAGVALLLEWLRAARQRGREIEFLSPPRQLQSLLQFFGLEGVLPIRA; encoded by the coding sequence ATGAGCGCGACACTGCGCGTCGAGGTCCGCGACGGACGGCTGGTGCTGAGCGGCGAGCTGGACCATACCAGTGTCGCGCGCGCACTCGCCGAAGGCCGTGCCTGGCTCGAAGGCAGCCGCGGCCCACTGCAGGTCGATCTGTCAGGCGTGACGCGCAGCGAAAGCGCCGGCGTCGCGTTGCTGCTCGAATGGCTGCGTGCGGCACGGCAGCGCGGGCGCGAAATCGAGTTCCTGTCTCCCCCGCGCCAGCTGCAGTCGTTGCTGCAATTCTTCGGTCTGGAAGGCGTGCTCCCGATCCGCGCCTGA